cttctgacctcaggtgatccacctgcttcagcctcccgaagtgttgggattataggcgtgagccactgcgcctggcttccaatttttttttttttttttttttttttctgagacggattTTAGctcctgttgcccatgctggagtgcaatggcatgatctcggcccactgcaacctttgcttcccgggttctagcaattctcctgcctcagcctccctagtagctgggattacaggcatgagccaccacgccctgctaattttgtattttgtatttatttatttatttatcttcgTGATACGTggtatcgccatgttggccaggctggtatcgaactcctgacctcaggtgatctgcctgccttgcccgcccaaagtgctgggattacaggcgtggccatcgcgcccggccaaatatttttcaaaagctaaTTTTGCATAAGGACCAAGATTTGCAGAAAAATACGAATTAAAgagatcttttattttaaagactcatcataaaagtcacaaaaataaTACTCATGAATAATAAATTAGAATAGGCAATGTTAAGTACTTGAAATAACAAAGGTTTTAGAGTCAGGGTGTCTGCAGTTTCCCTAGCTGTATAACGAGGAGACTGTGAGAGAGGATATCCTAAGATGCCTTCCAAGTTTACCCACCTCTAACTCGGAAGAAATCAATTTAAACTAATTTGGTTTACCGGAATTCAAGCACGTACAATTCAACATAATGAATTGAACTGAAATTGAACACCTGCGTGCGTAAACCTAGTCCGCTCGAGTTGTTCTGGCTCTGGATTGGCCAGTCTAGAGTTCCAGGGGTGTGGCCAAAGGTCTGTGAGGCGGGGCCGTAGGCAGCCTAAATCAGGCATCGGCGCGGTCAGCCTCGCGGCGCGGCCACGCCCCCACGCCGGCGCTTCCCGGGGGTCCTTCCGTGCGCGTTGATATGATTGGCCGGCGAATAGTGgctctcttttcctccttggcTGTCTGAAGATAGGTCGCCATCATGGTGAGTCTCCTTGGGGCCGTGCAGTTATCTGCCGCGTATCCGAGCCATCCTCGGTCCCCGGGTCCCAGTACTTGAGCTATAGGCACGCGAAGCCCGGTTGCTCTTCTCTGGCCGTTTATGTCGGAGGATAGTTGTCGAGGGGCTCGGGGCTCGGGGCTGTTGGCAGCGAGTCCGGCCTGGCGGGCTGCGCTGCAGACCCGGACATGCTGGGCTTCGGGCGCTAGCGCCTGGGCAGTGCAGGAGCTGTTGCGCTTGTTGACTTCGTGGAGCATGGTGGATGGGGGTCGGGGTCGGGGGCGGGCGGGATAGATGGGCAATGGGAGGCGCATCTCGTCTGCAGTTCCAAATTGGGCTAGGTAGGCGGCTTGCAGGTGATGGCAGCCCAAGAGGTGAAGAAGGTGCGGGCAGCGCCTGGGCGAGTTGCGGCCAGTGAAACCATTCCCACGTGTAAGCTAGAAAACTTGTCAGCTGGATGGATCTTCATATTTCATACTGGGGAAACAAGCCCTGGAAAGAGATGTTATAAAAAGGTAGTCCTGCCCTAAGTCATGCGTTATTAGCTCCTCCAGCATCCGTTTTTAACTTTaccagcaatctttttttttttcctttgttgctttCAAGAATTGAGTACCACTGACGTGGATTTAATTTGGTGTGGTTTCTCGAAGTAAAATGGAGAAAGTCTAGCAAGTCATTTGCTGCCATGAAAGTCTCTTGAGCCTCCTTTTTGGTAAAATTGTTAGCATAAATTGCTTAATACCCACATTTTTTGTTAGATATTAAGTAAAGGTGCAGTTCAGTCCTTCAGAAGGGAATATCGTTTTCTCTGATCTCTGCTATGGCCATTCTAGAAGGATAGATTATATGCAGGTAGTGAGTACAAGGTTTGGGTCACATTTGTGCAAGACATGATAAACGCAGTTCATTGACCTTTATATGAGCCACAGCAGTTTTTACCCCAGAGAAGTGATTCTCAACCCAGAGTGATTTTTCTCCTAAGGGAACAGTTGGCtaagtctggagacatttttgattgtcacaactgggaAAGGTGGGAAGTGCTTCCGGCATCTAGTGGTTAGAGGGCTGGGATTTTTACAGTTATTCTAAAACATACAGTCCCCACAACATACCCATATGGAATTATCCATATGGAAttatcaatagtgctgaggttgagaaaccctgccccAGTGATACACATAACCTAGTGAAGTAAGTTGTACAGATTCATGTAAAACCATTGTATTTTCTtcgtattttatgtatttgttaggTGTATGCTGTGAGTTTGGCCTTGCCCAGTGGGTTTTATTTACTTTAGTTTGCTGCATGACTAATGGCTACAAATTGGACTACAACATTCTAGGTCTTGGAAAATCACAGCAAGGCCAAGAAAAGTTTGAGTAGTTTTATTAACCAGAGTGTTTATGTTTTCAGAACGACACCGTAACTATCCGCACTAGAAAGTTCATGACCAACCGACTACTTCAGAGGAAACAGATGGTAAGGAACGGCACGTCAATCTTTGCTTAATTGTCCTTTACTCTAAAGATGTATTCTATCATAGTGAACGCTAAACTTGCTATCTCCTTTTAGGTCATTGATGTCCTTCACCCCGGGAAGGCAACAGTGCCTAAGACAGAAATTCGGGAAAAACTAGCCAAAATGTACAAGACCACACCAGATGTCATCTTTGTATTTGGATTCAGAACTCATTTTGGTGGTGGCAAGACAACTGGCTTTGGCATGATTTACGATTCCCTGGattatgcaaagaaaaatgaaccCAAACATAGACTTGCAAGAGTAggtgtcttttcatttgttcatcaGCTCCTGAAGACCTATTTTTTCAATAGCGTTGTGTTGTGAGTGTGGTAAAAAGGGCAAGACCAAGCAGTCTGGGAGACAACTCTGAAGGGATTAAGAGacaaagttggccgggcgcggtggctcacgcctgtaatcccagcactttgggaggctgaggcgggtggatcacgaggtcaggaggtcgagaccatcctggctaacacggtgaaaccccgtctctactaaaaatacaaaaaataagccgggcaaggtggcggtcgcctgtagtcccagctactcaggaggctgaggttagagaatggtgtgaaccccagggggcggagcctgcagtgagccgagatctcgccacagcactccagcctgggcgatagcgagactccatctaaaaaaaaaaaaaaaaaaaaagacaaagttacTTCATAAAATGCACAGGTGGAGTACGGAGGTTCAAAATTGAAGTCTGGCATTCGAGCTGAGTTCAGAAGGGCAGCTGAAGTAGTGTTCTTGGAGATGGGCTAGGGGTAAGGATTGTTTTCCAGAGGGGAAGTAAGGGGATGTGTTTGGAAAGGTAGCCTGGTGCCAAATTCATTTAGTTTGGATTAAGTCTGCGTCTGGGCTTAAACTCATAGGTAGTCAGGAACCAGGAAAGGTTTTTGATTGTATACTGAGTGCCAAACACTGCAGAGTGAACTACAGCAGTGATCTGGGCAAGCTCCCcagcttacattctagtaaagAAGCATCATTACCTTGAagtgcttgttttgtttgttcctttaaCCCACTTTACCCTATCCTGTTAAATAAACCTTCCCATATGATAGCTGTGAGGGAAAATCCTGGTGATGTCATAGGTAGAGGctgcactttttaaattttttttttgagagggaatctagctctgtcacccaggctggagtgcagtggtgcaatctcctcggctcactgcaacctctgcctgccaggttcacgcaaCTCTTCTGTctgagcttcctgagtagctgggattacaggtgcgcgccaccatgcccgggtaatttttgtatttttagtagagactgggttttgccatgttggtcaggctcatctcgaactcctgacctcatgatctgcccacctcagcctcccaaagtgttgggattacaggtgtgagccactgtgcccagccgaggcTGCATTATTTTTAACTGATGTTGCGTTCATGTTCTGAGAAGGCCTTGCTGAGGTGGTGACATTGAAGCTGAGATCCTTGTAAAGATTTGGAAGTAGTCTTTGTAAAGATACAGGAACAGTCTTGTTGGCCccaggaacagcaagtgcaaaggtggGCAGAGTGGAGATGAGTAGATCCTGAATCTCCATGGCGTGGGGGTTGTAAAGGCTTCTCTGTCATCAGGGAGTAATGGGGAGTTGAAATGGGAAGAGATCccctcagccacttgggaggtgcCTTGTTTTGGTagtgcaaaagaataaaaaatagtgatCTGTGAGCTCAAGTCTGGACAAGAACAGCCATTCTCCCAAACTTCCTGTTCAGAGAATGTTGAATGGACCATTTGTTTCCTGTGAGGCTATTCTATACTTAAAATCCCTTGATGATCCTTTCTGTTGTAGCAAAAATATGCATTAAATGTACTTGAAAAGTTTTGGTTTAGAAAGCTGTGTTTCTTAAGCTCAGACTGGATCAGTTTCCCTACCAGAGTGGTGGGTAATGATTTTAATGTTTACAAGTCACCTGGATGTACTCTTTTCTCATTCAGCATGGCCTGTATGAGAAGAAAAAGACCTCAAGAAAGCAACGAAAGGAACGcaagaacagaatgaagaaagTCAGGGGGACTGCAAAGGCCAATGTTGGTGCTGGCAAAAAGGTATAGTCCATCAAGGAAAATACAGAAACGTCATTAATTGTAGGTCTTTAGTTTCTAGGAACAAAGGgatcttacttatttttaaaataacttttcttaatgtttcttcttttcctcttcttctggaTTACAGAAGGTAACATGTTTTAAGAAACTATGTAGCATAGTGTCTTAACAGCTCAGTAGAGTAGCTTGGCCCACCCCTTGTCAGCTCACAGCACAATCTGGAGGCCACATTGATCCTGGTGGGCACCTTTCAAGCCTATCAcaagaagttttaattttactaATTGGCGTAGAACCTTCAATGTAGAGCGGATCTCATTCCCTGTGATTTTACTTACTAATAGGGACACTGGTTTAAGAAGCAGTTGGATCAATGTGGCCTGTGTTTTCCTGGCACACTGGAAAGGCAACTGAGATCTCAGGATTGCTTTCCTCTCCAGTTGGCCAAGACAAGTGATTTTAGCAATAAGCAGCTTTTTACCAGCTTTGCTAGCTGTAAATAGTTGGACATTGTAAATCATTGAATAGAATTAAGGTGTTGGTTtgttaaattaacaaataatcaAGTgttctgtgaacttttttttttgttttttgtttttgcttttcctctctACTTTCTTGGATTTCTTGTTCATCAGAAATGAAGTGTCTAGCAGGTACTGAGATTGTAAGCACGGTGTGGGGATGCATCACCTTCACTGAGTTTGCTTTGATGATGCTTTGCATGTTGGCCTTTGGACGACAGTTTTATAGTATGGTCGATTATAATGCCAGTGCTatttaggctggtgcaaaagtaattgcggtggcaaaaaccacaattacttttgcaccaacctaatatgttCTAAGATAGTATATTACgagcaaaggagaaaaagtttaaaatcatgtttattttGGAAACTCCAAAATGCATGTTACATGTGAAGTGACTCACTGGAGGAAGGTGAGTGCTTTACCAAGTAGGCACTTTTTAGCTTGCACTTGGGAAATGCTGTGTCCACATACTTAGGAAATGGCTTCAGTTAACACTGGGCTTGGGAAGGGCTCTCTTATCCAAGGAGCAGTCTTCTCTGGAGCCATGAAACCAGCCTGGCAGCTCTGGTAGTAAACTAGTCTGTGAAATCCGGCAAAGCCTCTGTCCTGTTTGGATACGCACAAAGCTGCCTTTTACCATTTCCATTGCTTTTTATTACTTAATCTCCCAACTTTCTgcctggtgtctttttttttttttaatagaaaattttcGAGGTAATTATGTATTCATATAAAAGTCTGGTGGATATGCTTTTTCCCACAAGCACTTGGTTAGAGTGGCCCattacctcatttatttattttttgagacagggtctcttgtcacccaggctggagtacagtggcatgatcatgggttACTGTACCTCCTGGGCTTGGGTgatattcccacctcagcctcccttgtagctgggaccacaggcctgtgccaccatgccctgccaattttttgtagagacaggatttagctgtgttgctcaggctgctcttgaactcccggaCTTCAGCGATCTGCTTGTctaagccttccaaagtgttgggattacaggtgtgagccactgcgcccagcctgttacCTCATTTAAAACAAACTTTGCACATCTGAACAGCCTAAAATTGTAATGTGTAAAGTGGGGCAGGAGTGGGGTGGGCATAGTGGGATTTTGAATCAATGAAGGCCCTTGTTCCTGTGGCATCCTTTTGCAGTGATTCCCTGCCAGGCAAGGCAGTAAGCCTGGGATTGCCTGCCCAGGACTGTAATCACATTGACAACCCAGCGCCATGGAGTATGTAATGAATGAACTGCCAGCAGAACTATTCACTAAGAACCACTCCCTGTTTGTGAGGATTGTACCTGTTGAGAGAAGTTGCAAAAAGAATTAGTCAAAAGAATTAGTCAAAATTTGTCCTCTGACCTATGTCTGAAGGACATTTAAcacattgatttttctcttcatccaGCCTTTGAGCCCTACGAGTTAGTGCGCTTAGCCTTTGAGTCCCACAAGTACGGAGGAGCTACCTGTGGGGACCTGAGCCATCACTATTCCTGCTTCAAGTTACACTGGTGCCTCTCACTAGCACTGCTCTGAAAAGCCAGCTGGAAAAATCAATGCATTTGAGTACATGAGTTCTTTGGCTCCAAAGAAATGCATAGCAACATTGCTTTTAATTCAGTTTTGTTCAGATGTTAGAATTAGTATTTGTTCTTGCCTTTTGGTTGCGATGGAGTTATATACTAAGTTACTTATACTAAGGCATTAGTAGTCTCATATCTGAGGAgcaattgtatttttagttcagCTAAATTAATGCCTCTTTTTAAATACTAACTTGTACTACTTTTGTGGCTGTGAATGGTGTCTTTTATTGAACTGAGGCAGCTTTTAAAAGACTTGCCTGATCATTTAGAGCACTCCCATTGAGGTTAAATTAGACTTGAATCTGTAATGATTCTCATATCTGTTCCTGGTGTGTGTCCAGCACAGTGTTGCTGGGCAGAGCAGAGGGTCAGAGGCTCAGGTATGTACTTTATTGACAAGTGGGCAAGGCCATCCTGGGTACCACATTGGCTTAATGATCTCTTCATTGTGAAGTCAGGCTACCTTGTTTGCATAAGAACTACAGTAATCAGGCAAGGTATTGTCAGAATTGGGAGGAATAAAATCAGTGAGTCTCGAAGGAGTGCTCTGTATACAATTGCAAAGAACAAAATGGTCATCTTTAAGGTACCTGATTGCATGCACTTAAATGCAGATTATTTTGGAGTTTGAAAAGGGACTATTAATGaaatctttcttttccctcctttctctttttcccttccctgccACTGATTCAGTGAGCTGGAGATTGGATCACAGGTATAATTCAAGCTTTTCATGTAGTCACGTAGATCACTAGACTCCCTGGTGTACTGACATAGCAATTTAAAAGCAGATCATGTGTAGTACATCTAGAAGTAGATTTACAAATATTCTGAAGAGTTGTAACCTTTTAAAATACTAACAGTgacatggttttgtttttaaggtttaGCAATATTTAgcccatttttgttttattcctaaCTTGAATGTAAGTTTTATTTCTTGATGCTTACGTTGTGTTATGATAACGTCAAAATAAGTTGATATTCTAGGTTACTAATAATTGTTGTGCATGAAGGTTACTGCTTTTGGAATTTAAgactttaaagaattttaaaggcAGGCAGTTGCTGACTAAACTTCTTTCTCTTGATTCACAGCCAAAGGAGTAAAGGTGCTGCAATGATGTTATCTGTGGCCACTGTGGATGTTTCACGAGAACattaataaactaaaaacttCATGTGTCTGGTTGTTTGAAATGTATTTGCAGTTTCCTGGGACTGCTAGGAGGTTAGTCTGCTGATTTCAGTTGCTACCCAAGTTCACATGCTCCatgaagcattcagtgaaaactTAATGTCATGGGGTGGTGTTTGTTTGCTGATTGGTTTGTAGCTTAGGTGGGTTCATCTGGGAGTCAAGCTTGTAAATGCTGTGTTAAGAACCATGTCCGCACTGGACGCAGTGTAGTGGCTCACAGTAatcagcacttttgggaggttTGGGTGGGATGATtacacttaagcccaggagctcgaggctacagtgaggtgtttttttttttgagacagggtctagctttgttacctaggctggtcttgattgaactcatgggctcaagcgatcctcctgcgttggccacccaaagtgctgtaCTTTGGCCACATAAAGTACTGGCATGAGCGACCACTTCCGGCTTAGAGTCTAAAAAGTACCATGTCTAGATAAACTGGAGAAATCTCAGGAAGCAGTAGAGAGCCGAAAGATTTGGTTGGGCATGAAGGGGACCCAGGAAAAGGAATACCATGAAGGCAGAAGGGTTGAGGTTGCAGGAAGGGTGGTGGAATGTTTTGGAGAAAAGATGGTCAGAGCCCCATGCATGGAGCACCTACAGACGGGAGGGCAGGGCTGTGAAGAGTTAAGTCATGGGGCTGGGCCTGCTGGCCAGGGGGTGGTTGGAGTTATGTTTTCATATCTACAGAGGTTTGTGTACTTCCGTTTGTGGGGCCTCTGGCCCTGTAGGTTCTCTTGCTAAGGAATCTGCTACTCCTTTGCCTAGGACCAGGAAATAGCTTACTAGTACAGAACATGTGTGAGAATGGGGTCCTTGATGTGACTGACGTTTTTTGATGAACAGTGCATACAGGCTGAAGGTAATGCTAGGGGCAGCAAAGGTTGGGGTTTGAGATACAGTTTCCTGTGAGTGAGCTGGAGTGTGGAAGCAGAGAAGGCACCCTGTGAGCAGCTTGCGGAGGCAAGGTGGTGAGGATCCTGACAGTGCTGCAGCGACAGGATGGGACGTGGAGCTGGGGGTGGTTGCTAAGTTGATGCAGGGAGAGTGGAAGGAAGCACTTGACTGAGAACTGAAGGGTAGGAAATAGTTTCTGATGTGAAGAAAAAGGGCATAGCTGCAGAGAGCCTGAATGATTGAAGGTTGGCATCAAAGTCACAAAGTGGGGAGGCTTTTCTGTTCGGCTGTGCTCAGGGCAGAAGTTGTAGTCTTAGCCAGTAGCCTTGGGAAGGGGGGTGGGATGAAACTCAGTCTTGGCCTATTTTTCCAGAGGATCCACTTGGGTTgtgatatagaaaatgtggcagTCTTGCTGTGAGCCTTGTTAGGCATAACATTTGGAAACTTGGCAAATTTTACATAAAGGTCTGGATTTTCAGCCTCTTGAAATACCAGAAGCAGCAGTAGTAGCCCACCTTCCTGTTTGATGACAATTGGCAGGGCTCCAGGCTGGCTGCGTCTGTTGGGACAGGTATTCTCCAGTCTCCACAGCCTAACACCCTCCTCTACCTGCCCTCTGGTCTTCTGTCCCCGCTGTCTGCTTCTCTTCCATCTAGTCCATCTGAGTGTTTTTTGGGGAAGTCACCTGGTACCTTGTTTGGGTTAATTTGTCTTAAATTGGGCTCCCAAGGGTATCTGCTAGCTGCCCTGGCTCACAAGGCTATTTTGAGGCTGAGGATGTAACAACTGTGAAAACAGTTTGGAAACTAGTGCTAAGCAATTGTGTGTCAGGAAGCAGGGACTTGTGGGAACTCAAATTGTGGACAGATTCAGCACATTGTAGGCCCTCACAGTAACCAGGCTACCCTGTGCTGTCAGCAGGCTTTGGAAGAGCCTCCATAAAATGCAAACTTTACTAAGCTGAATCAATATTGAGGGAGCACATCCCTTCCTTCAGCTTGTCACTGATGGGAAGCTGTGGCTTAAATGAGAGATAGCAGGGATCTTTGAAGAGTGATGAGAAAAGCTGGAGGTGGTTCTGGGAAAGTACCTGCAGTGAATATTTGGGGTGCTGCTTTTTAGCTTTTCCTAGCACCATACCCATGAGTTCTATTTGTAGCTGGATGTGCCTATGTAATCAGGCAGCTTTCAACTctgcattcttcctttcttccctggcAAGTTGCTTATTTTAGGCTGTCCTTAAAGACAGCATCTTAAATGGTGCTGTCATGGAGCTGAGACAGGTGCTGTCCTAAACTCTGAACAACAATCTCCATTAATCTGCGcgcgctcacacacacacacacacatttttttttttttgagacggagtctgcctgtcgcccaggctggagtgcagtggcagaatctcactgcaagctctgcctcacggTTTCGTACcattccgcctcagcctcccaagtagcctggactacaggcgcccgccaccatgcccgggtaattttttgtatttttagtagagatggggtttcaccatgttagccaggatggtcttgatctcctgacctcgtgatccgcctgccttggcctcccaaagtgctgggattacgggcgtgagccaccgtgcccggcctaatctGCATATTAACTCCAAGAAGCATGTCTTACTGTACCCATGCTGGAAAGGGTGTAGAGCACTTAAGCATCTTACCAGTGTCTCACCCATTAAGTGGTGGGGATGGGATTGGAATGCAATCATCTGACTTCAGTGCATTTTTTCAGGCACTCCAGTATTAAGCTACTTTGCACTGTGCATATAATGGTATATAAAACTCATGACTGCCAGCAGGGTGCCAGTTGCCATGGGTTTATTGAGCAAGTGTTAGATGGCTAGCCAAATTCCCCATTTACTGACCGCCTGCTATGTGTCCCTGTTCTGCAAGTTGGGGATAAAGAAGCTGTTCTGTCTTGAAAGCTCTGAGGTAGTTAACGACGATCTCATGGTCTGGCTTCTGTTCCTTTCTGTGAAGTAGCAGATAGTGTATGACTGTGACATGATAGAAATTGAGAGCCAAGAAGATCTGTGCAGGGAGGCTGGGTCTTGGAAGTCTTCCAGGAGACATACAGCAGTCCCCACCTATCTAGTTTCAGTTGCCGTCCATCATCTGCAGTCTGGAAAATTATGACTCAGTGATCCGGGATCACCCAAAAGTGATGATCTTGAAGTGTCATCAGAAGGTCAGTAGTAGCCTaacacatgtcaccatgcctacGTCATTCACCTCTCTTCCACTCACCACATAGGTGTTTTATCTCCCATCAAGAATGTGAATACATGCAGGTATTCAGAGGAAAAGAGTTCATGCAACCTACTACAGTATAATTGTTTATTAATAACTGACGACTGCCTAAATTATAAActttaattatgtatatatagcaACAAACTTGGTATAGATAGGGtttgtggtttcaggcatccactgggggtctagGAATGTTTGCCCTATGGGTAAGGGAGGATTACTGTAACACCAATGGTGGCAAGAGACATGATCCAATTTGGATGCACAGGAGAAAGTTCTCATTTGAGGCcatgaaaaataggaaagaaagcaGGGAGATGGGAGCAGGCAGTGTGGGACAAGGTGAGACCAGTCATTCTGCAAGGGGAAGAGAGGATGACCCTGGGGAGGTGGGAGCAGAGTGGGTAGGTAGGCATTCTCTTGttgagacggcgtttcactcttgtttcccaggctggagtgcaatggcacgatctcagctcactgcaacctccccgggttcaagcaattctctgcctcagcttcctgagtagctgggattacaggcatgtgctaccatgcctggctaattctgtattttttagtagagatggagtttttccatgttggtcaggctggtcttgaactcccgacctcaggtgatctgcccacccaggcctcccaaagtgctgggattacaggcgtgaggcaccgcgcctagCCCCAAGTATTATTAATAACTCGGAAAAAGGGACCAGATCAGGAATCAGGAGTCACAGTTCCTGATTTCCACTCAGCTTCCAATCAACTGTGGTCATGGATGGGCAAAAGACTTCCCTTTTCTGGGCTTCTATTTCCCTCTCTGTGTCGGTCTCCTATCCGGGCTAGATGAGTAATTCCCAAACCTGGCAGGTgggggctttctttttttctttttttgagattgagtgttgctctgtcacccaggctggagtgcagtggcgctgtttcggctcactgcaa
This genomic stretch from Nomascus leucogenys isolate Asia chromosome 18, Asia_NLE_v1, whole genome shotgun sequence harbors:
- the RPS24 gene encoding 40S ribosomal protein S24 isoform X2, with the translated sequence MNDTVTIRTRKFMTNRLLQRKQMVIDVLHPGKATVPKTEIREKLAKMYKTTPDVIFVFGFRTHFGGGKTTGFGMIYDSLDYAKKNEPKHRLARHGLYEKKKTSRKQRKERKNRMKKVRGTAKANVGAGKKK
- the RPS24 gene encoding 40S ribosomal protein S24 isoform X1, which produces MNDTVTIRTRKFMTNRLLQRKQMVIDVLHPGKATVPKTEIREKLAKMYKTTPDVIFVFGFRTHFGGGKTTGFGMIYDSLDYAKKNEPKHRLARHGLYEKKKTSRKQRKERKNRMKKVRGTAKANVGAGKKKK
- the RPS24 gene encoding 40S ribosomal protein S24 isoform X3, translating into MNDTVTIRTRKFMTNRLLQRKQMVIDVLHPGKATVPKTEIREKLAKMYKTTPDVIFVFGFRTHFGGGKTTGFGMIYDSLDYAKKNEPKHRLARHGLYEKKKTSRKQRKERKNRMKKVRGTAKANVGAGKKK
- the RPS24 gene encoding 40S ribosomal protein S24 isoform X4, producing the protein MNDTVTIRTRKFMTNRLLQRKQMVIDVLHPGKATVPKTEIREKLAKMYKTTPDVIFVFGFRTHFGGGKTTGFGMIYDSLDYAKKNEPKHRLARHGLYEKKKTSRKQRKERKNRMKKVRGTAKANVGAGKK